The Apium graveolens cultivar Ventura chromosome 6, ASM990537v1, whole genome shotgun sequence genome contains a region encoding:
- the LOC141668093 gene encoding tubulin beta-7 chain-like, which produces MHFRTRFNSLLHFLSSIVCKPKYTTFFSFLSVSKQKFLTFHHPERSSTFPHNHNSYSKSLEKMREILHIQGGQCGNQIGAKFWEVICDEHGIDTVGNYNGDSDTQLERVNVYYNEASGGRYVPRAVLMDLEPGTMDSLRSGPFGQIFRPDNFVFGQSGAGNNWAKGHYTEGAELVDSVLDVVRKEAENCDAMQGFQVCHSLGGGTGSGMGTLLISKIREEYPDRMMLTFSVFPSPKVSDTVVEPYNATLSVHQLVENADECMVLDNEALYDICFRTLKLTTPTFGDLNHLISATMSGVTCCLRFPGQLNSDLRKLAVNLIPFPRLHFFMVGFAPLTSRGSQQYRTLSVPELTQQMWDAKNMMCAADPRHGRYLTASAMFRGKMSTKEVDEQMINVQNRNSSYFVEWIPNNVKSSVCDIPPKGLKMSSTFIGNSTSIQEMFRRVSEQFTAMFRRKAFLHWYTGEGMDEMEFTEAESNMNDLVAEYQQYQDATAEEEYDQEEEEEAAA; this is translated from the exons ATGCATTTTCGAACCCGATTCAATAGTCTCCTGCATTTCCTCTCCTCCATTGTCTGCAAACCGAAATACACAacctttttttcttttctctcagTTTCCAAACAAAAATTTCTAACTTTTCATCACCCCGAAAGATCCAGTACATTTCCCCATAACCATAATTCATATTCTAAAAGTCTTGAAAAAATGAGAGAAATTCTTCACATTCAAGGAGGACAATGTGGGAACCAAATTGGTGCAAAATTCTGGGAAGTAATATGTGATGAACATGGCATTGACACCGTCGGAAACTATAACGGGGACTCTGATACGCAGCTAGAGAGAGTTAATGTTTATTACAATGAAGCTAGTGGTGGTCGTTATGTTCCAAGGGCTGTTCTTATGGATTTGGAACCAGGTACTATGGATTCGCTTCGTTCAGGTCCTTTTGGACAGATATTTAGACCAGATAATTTCGTGTTTGGGCAATCCGGTGCTGGTAATAATTGGGCTAAAGGACATTATACGGAAGGAGCCGAACTTGTTGATTCTGTTCTTGATGTTGTCAGGAAGGAAGCTGAGAATTGTGACGCCATGCAAG GATTCCAAGTTTGCCATTCACTGGGTGGAGGCACAGGATCTGGTATGGGCACCCTTCTCATTTCAAAGATCAGGGAGGAATATCCGGACcgtatgatgttaacattttcaGTGTTTCCTTCTCCAAAAGTATCTGACACTGTTGTTGAGCCATACAATGCCACTCTTTCTGTTCATCAACTTGTTGAGAATGCTGATGAATGTATGGTTTTGGACAATGAGGCCCTTTATGACATCTGTTTCCGCACCCTTAAGCTTACAACTCCCACTT TTGGTGATCTGAATCATTTGATCTCTGCTACCATGAGCGGTGTCACATGTTGCCTGCGTTTTCCCGGACAACTGAACTCTGACCTTAGGAAACTCGCAGTCAATCTTATCCCATTTCCACGACTACACTTCTTCATGGTTGGTTTTGCACCCTTGACATCCAGAGGTTCTCAGCAGTATCGTACCCTTAGTGTCCCAGAGCTGACACAGCAAATGTGGGATGCTAAGAACATGATGTGTGCAGCTGACCCACGTCATGGACGCTACTTAACTGCTTCAGCAATGTTTCGTGGTAAGATGAGTACGAAAGAAGTGGATGAACAGATGATAAATGTCCAGAACAGGAACTCTTCCTACTTTGTTGAGTGGATACCTAACAATGTCAAGTCTAGTGTATGTGACATACCTCCAAAGGGATTGAAGATGTCTTCGACTTTCATAGGGAATTCGACTTCTATTCAGGAGATGTTTAGAAGAGTGAGTGAGCAATTCACGGCCATGTTTAGGAGAAAGGCTTTCTTGCACTGGTACACTGGTGAGGGAATGGATGAGATGGAGTTCACAGAGGCAGAGAGTAACATGAATGACCTTGTGGCTGAATACCAGCAATATCAGGATGCAACTGCTGAAGAGGAGTATGATcaagaggaagaagaggaagcTGCAGCTTGA
- the LOC141668094 gene encoding putative lipid phosphate phosphatase 4 has protein sequence MNSSPKVFMNMSDSQHGANSYVLKLVRRHRHDWLTLVLLGLIDGLLNLIEPFHRYLSEEMLTPDIKYPYHHDTIPMWSVPIYAYLLPILLFLLYYYVRRDPHDLHYAVLGVLYSGIITGVITDTIKDAVGRPRPNFFFRCFPDGMTAFKENGDVLCHGDSKIIKEGYKSFPSGHSSWSFAGLGFLGLYLSGKIRAFDRRGHAAKLCIVILPYLLAALVGVSRVDDYWHHWTDVFSGALLGIIVSTTCYLLLFPFPHAINCWAPHAYFIMLEESASSSRDEEV, from the exons ATGAATTCTTCTCCTAAG GTGTTTATGAACATGTCAGACAGTCAGCATGGAGCTAACTCTTACGTTCTCAAGCTAGTCAGAAGGCACAGGCATGACTGGCTGACTCTTGTACTCCTCGGATTGATTGATGGATTGTTAAATCTAATAGAACCTTTCCATCGCTATCTCTCAGAGGAAATGCTAACTCCAGACATTAAATACCCTTACCATCATGACACTATACCTATGTGGTCTGTACCA ATATATGCTTACTTGTTACCTATCTTGCTGTTTCTCCTATACTACTATGTACGAAGAGATCCACATGATCTGCATTATGCTGTTTTGG GTGTGTTGTACTCTGGAATAATAACCGGAGTTATCACAGATACAATAAAAGATGCTGTTGGTCGTCCACGCCCAAATTTTTTCTTCAGGTGTTTCCCAGATGGAATGACG GCTTTTAAAGAGAATGGAGATGTTCTCTGTCACGGTGATTCTAAAATTATAAAAGAAGGATATAAAAGCTTCCCAAGTGGACACTCTTCTT GGTCTTTTGCAGGTCTTGGTTTCCTTGGTTTGTATTTGAGTGGTAAAATTAGAGCATTTGATCGTAGAGGTCATGCTGCAAAGCTCTGCATTGTTATACTTCCATATCTTCTTGCTGCGCTAGTTGGGGTGTCTCGTGTTGATGACTACTGGCACCACTGGACAGATGTTTTTAGTGGTGCATTATTAG GTATAATAGTTTCTACAACTTGCTACTTGCTTCTCTTCCCATTCCCACATGCGATAAATT GTTGGGCACCTCATGCCTATTTCATTATGCTAGAAGAAAGTGCATCCTCTTCAAGAGATGAAGAAGTTTAA
- the LOC141668257 gene encoding dihydroceramide fatty acyl 2-hydroxylase FAH1-like isoform X3, which translates to MAAKGITVDLNKPLVFQVSQLGDDYEEWINKPILSKEGPRFFANPFLEFLTRTAWWVVPLVWLPVATWFVLESVNTGLAPTELTATFLTGFFGWTLMEYTLHRFFFHRKLKGYWGNTFHYLLHGCHHKHPMDSLRLVFPPAGAAILASIDTSPMT; encoded by the exons ATGGCCGCAAAGGGTATCACTGTGGATTTGAACAAGCCCCTTGTTTTCCAG GTCAGTCAGCTTGGAGATGATTATGAAGAGTGGATCAACAAGCCCATTCTTAGCAAGGAAGGCCCTCGATTTTTCGCTAATCCCTTTCTGGAG TTCTTGACTCGTACAGCATGGTGGGTTGTTCCTCTCGTCTGGCTTCCGGTTGCAACTTGGTTTGTTTTAGAATCTGTTAATACGGGACTCGCTCCTACTGAATTAACAGCCACATTTTTAACTGGCTTCTTTGGGTGGACATTGATGGAATACACCTTGCACCGCTTCTTTTTCCATAGAAAATTAAAGGGCTATTG GGGAAACACATTCCACTATCTTCTTCATGGATGCCATCACAAGCACCCTATGGACAGTCTTCGACTTGTTTTCCCTCCTGCTGGAGCCGCTATTTTAGCTTCAATA GATACGTCGCCTATGACTTGA
- the LOC141668257 gene encoding dihydroceramide fatty acyl 2-hydroxylase FAH1-like isoform X1: MAAKGITVDLNKPLVFQVSQLGDDYEEWINKPILSKEGPRFFANPFLEFLTRTAWWVVPLVWLPVATWFVLESVNTGLAPTELTATFLTGFFGWTLMEYTLHRFFFHRKLKGYWGNTFHYLLHGCHHKHPMDSLRLVFPPAGAAILASIRNHMDHHFRYHDSGYGITSNFWDRLFGTLPPQIM; the protein is encoded by the exons ATGGCCGCAAAGGGTATCACTGTGGATTTGAACAAGCCCCTTGTTTTCCAG GTCAGTCAGCTTGGAGATGATTATGAAGAGTGGATCAACAAGCCCATTCTTAGCAAGGAAGGCCCTCGATTTTTCGCTAATCCCTTTCTGGAG TTCTTGACTCGTACAGCATGGTGGGTTGTTCCTCTCGTCTGGCTTCCGGTTGCAACTTGGTTTGTTTTAGAATCTGTTAATACGGGACTCGCTCCTACTGAATTAACAGCCACATTTTTAACTGGCTTCTTTGGGTGGACATTGATGGAATACACCTTGCACCGCTTCTTTTTCCATAGAAAATTAAAGGGCTATTG GGGAAACACATTCCACTATCTTCTTCATGGATGCCATCACAAGCACCCTATGGACAGTCTTCGACTTGTTTTCCCTCCTGCTGGAGCCGCTATTTTAGCTTCAATA AGAAATCATATGGATCATCACTTCAGATACCATGACTCTGGATACGGAATCACCAGTAACTTCTGGGACAGGCTGTTTGGAACACTTCCTCCACAAATCATGTAG
- the LOC141668257 gene encoding dihydroceramide fatty acyl 2-hydroxylase FAH1-like isoform X2: MAAKGITVDLNKPLVFQVSQLGDDYEEWINKPILSKEGPRFFANPFLEFLTRTAWWVVPLVWLPVATWFVLESVNTGLAPTELTATFLTGFFGWTLMEYTLHRFFFHRKLKGYWGNTFHYLLHGCHHKHPMDSLRLVFPPAGAAILASILWNLLFKPFIPSW; this comes from the exons ATGGCCGCAAAGGGTATCACTGTGGATTTGAACAAGCCCCTTGTTTTCCAG GTCAGTCAGCTTGGAGATGATTATGAAGAGTGGATCAACAAGCCCATTCTTAGCAAGGAAGGCCCTCGATTTTTCGCTAATCCCTTTCTGGAG TTCTTGACTCGTACAGCATGGTGGGTTGTTCCTCTCGTCTGGCTTCCGGTTGCAACTTGGTTTGTTTTAGAATCTGTTAATACGGGACTCGCTCCTACTGAATTAACAGCCACATTTTTAACTGGCTTCTTTGGGTGGACATTGATGGAATACACCTTGCACCGCTTCTTTTTCCATAGAAAATTAAAGGGCTATTG GGGAAACACATTCCACTATCTTCTTCATGGATGCCATCACAAGCACCCTATGGACAGTCTTCGACTTGTTTTCCCTCCTGCTGGAGCCGCTATTTTAGCTTCAATA TTGTGGAACTTGCTGTTTAAACCATTCATACCTTCTTGGTAG
- the LOC141663932 gene encoding dihydroceramide fatty acyl 2-hydroxylase FAH2-like, translated as MVAKDYTVDLNKPLVFQVGHLGESYQEWVHQPIVSKEGPRFFENDVVEFLTRNDWWVIPLIWFPVVCWFEYTSFRMGHDLPQIALMIVTGIFIWTLMEYTLHRFLFHIYTKSYWTNTLHYLLHGCHHKHPQDGLRLVFPPTATAILLVPLWNLVKLAATPSTTPGLVGGGLFGYVLYDMTHYYLHHGQPTSEVPRYLKRYHLNHHFRIQTMGFGITSSLWDRVFGTLPKSKSAAKSR; from the exons ATGGTTGCGAAAGACTATACTGTTGACTTGAATAAACCCCTTGTTTTCCAG GTTGGTCATCTTGGAGAATCTTATCAGGAATGGGTTCACCAGCCCATTGTTTCAAAGGAAGGCCCTCGGTTTTTTGAAAATGATGTCGTGGAG TTCCTTACACGCAATGACTGGTGGGTGATTCCTCTCATTTGGTTCCCAGTTGTATGCTGGTTTGAATACACGTCTTTTCGGATGGGCCATGACCTTCCTCAAATAGCCTTGATGATTGTAACTGGCATTTTTATATGGACATTAATGGAATACACTTTGCATCGCTTCCTCTTCCACATATATACTAAAAGCTATTG GACGAATACGCTTCATTATCTTCTGCATGGTTGCCATCATAAGCATCCCCAGGATGGCCTGCGACTTGTTTTCCCTCCTACTGCAACAGCTATTCTCTTGGTGCCG TTATGGAATTTGGTGAAACTTGCAGCTACGCCTTCTACTACTCCGGGGTTGGTTGGAGGTGGTTTATTTGGGTATGTATTGTATGATATGACCCATTATTACCTGCACCATGGACAACCAACAAGTGAAGTGCCAAGATATCTCAAG AGATATCATTTGAACCACCACTTTCGCATTCAAACTATGGGATTTGGTATAACTTCCTCACTTTGGGATAGAGTATTTGGAACACTACCAAAATCAAAATCAGCTGCAAAGAGTAGATAA